The window AGGTTCTTGCGGATCTCTCCTTCGCCCGACTGCTGCGAGGACATGCTGCCGTTGGCGAGGACAAAGCCGGCCAATCCTGCAGGGGCGAGGTGGTGCAGGAAGTGCTGCACCCAGGCGAAGTTGGCGTTGCCCGCCGGAGGCGTTCCGTACTTCCAGCGTACGTCCTCGCGCAGGCGCTGGCCGCCCCAATCGCTGTCGTTGAACGGCGGGTTGGCGAGCACGTAGTCGGCCTTGAGGTCTTTATGCTGATCGCGATGGAAGGAGTCGCTCCATTCACTGCCGAGGTTGGCGTCGATGCCGCGGATGGCCAGGTTCATCTTGGCGAGACGCCAGGTCGTCGGATTGGACTCCTGACCGTAGATGCTGATGTCGCCGATGCGGCCGTCGTGGGCTTCTACGAACTTCTCGCTCTGCACGAACATTCCGCCCGAGCCGCAGCAGGGATCGAACACCCGGCCTTTGTAAGGCGCGAGCATCGAGACGAGCACCTGGACCACGCAGCGCGGCGTGTAGAACTGGCCGCCCTTCTTACCTTCGGCGCTGGCAAACTCGGATAGAAAGTACTCGTAGACGCGACCGAGAATGTCCTTCGATCGGTTGTCCTCGTCGCCGAGGCCGATGGTGCTCACCAGGTTGATGAGCTCGCCGAGACGCTGCTTGTCGAGGGCGGGCCGCGCGTAGATCTTTGGGAGCACACCCTTGAGGGACTTGTTGTCGCGCTCGATGGCCACCATGGCGTCGTCGACCAGCTTGCCGATGGTGGGCTGCGGCGCGTTCGCTTTCAGGTGGGACCAGCGCGCCTCCTTGGGAACCCAGAAGATGTTCTCGGCGCGATACTCGTCCGGATCTTCGGCATCGGCGCCTTGGTCTTTGGCGGCCTCGAGCTCGGCGTGCTTCTCCTCGAAGGCGTCCGAGATGTACTTGAGGAAGATGAGCCCGAGCACGACGTGCTTGTACTCGGCGGCGTCAAGGTTGTTGCGCAGCTTGTCGGCGGCTGCCCAGAGTGTCTGCTCGAAACCGAGGGTCGCGCCGTTGTTCCCGGTGGCGGCGGTGCCCTTCTTCGCTTTCCTCTTTTTCTTCGCGGTCATTCCGCTTCCTCCGGGGCATCTCGCTCCGCGCGTTTTTGATCCTCGATCCAGGCGTCGATGTCCTCGCGCTTGAACCGCCAGACCCCGGAGACCTTGAAACCGGGTAGCTCGCCTCGTTTCACGAGGCGGTAGACGGTCTTTTCATCGACGTTCAGGTACTCGGCGACGTCCCGAACGCTCATTGCAGCGGACATACGCTCTCCTGGGGTCTCGGGGGCAAACCTGGGCATAATAGACCAAACTTGACCGCTGGGTCCACCAGCGCAATCCGCTATGGTGGTGCAAGGTCGGCCGCTCATGTGGTCGTGCCGCGGGGCACCCTTACATGGCGCCGGCCCGCGCCAGCTCCACTCCGATCTTGTCTCTGGCAGCGTTGCGGACTCGCGGACCTCGGTCTTGTCGTCGAACCCAAGGATCCAAGTTCTCGAACTCGGCGGTGCCGGCAACGTCCACGATGAGCACTCCACGTCCTTCATCCCTTCACCCCTGGGTGAACAGGCAGCGAACCGTTCCGAGGGCGCCGGCGTGCCGTGCTCCCAGCGTGCTGCCACCTCTTGGGCGTTCACCGACCATGAGAAGACCGCCTGCGGCGTTGGCTCGAGCTCGAGGGCGTGTTGGATCTGGGTCGACTTGGTCAGGAAGATCAGGCGGTGCCGCGTCTGCGCCGCGAACTTCGGCACGATCCAGTGGGTGAGCGGTTTGCCCGTCACCTTCTTGAAGGCTTTCTCGAAGACGAGGCCGTCCTGGAGCTCGCCGACGATCAGCATCTTGGGGATCGGATCGTCGAGCCACTTGTCGAGCTCGCGCAGCATGTCGTCCACGTTGGTGTAGACGAGGCCAT of the Pseudomonadota bacterium genome contains:
- a CDS encoding type I restriction-modification system subunit M; amino-acid sequence: MTAKKKRKAKKGTAATGNNGATLGFEQTLWAAADKLRNNLDAAEYKHVVLGLIFLKYISDAFEEKHAELEAAKDQGADAEDPDEYRAENIFWVPKEARWSHLKANAPQPTIGKLVDDAMVAIERDNKSLKGVLPKIYARPALDKQRLGELINLVSTIGLGDEDNRSKDILGRVYEYFLSEFASAEGKKGGQFYTPRCVVQVLVSMLAPYKGRVFDPCCGSGGMFVQSEKFVEAHDGRIGDISIYGQESNPTTWRLAKMNLAIRGIDANLGSEWSDSFHRDQHKDLKADYVLANPPFNDSDWGGQRLREDVRWKYGTPPAGNANFAWVQHFLHHLAPAGLAGFVLANGSMSSQQSGEGEIRKNLIESDLVDCMVALPGQLFYSTQIPVCLWFLSRDKKNGLGGRGKKMRDRRNETLFIDARKLGTMIDRVHRELTDTDIDRIADTYHRWRGDGPGKYEDVPGFCKSATTEEIAAHQFVLTPGRYVGAEELEDDDEPFEEKMPRLVAKLDAQFKEGAKLETAIRQNLRGLGYGE
- a CDS encoding helix-turn-helix domain-containing protein — its product is MSAAMSVRDVAEYLNVDEKTVYRLVKRGELPGFKVSGVWRFKREDIDAWIEDQKRAERDAPEEAE